In Nicotiana tabacum cultivar K326 chromosome 11, ASM71507v2, whole genome shotgun sequence, a single window of DNA contains:
- the LOC107761920 gene encoding uncharacterized protein LOC107761920 isoform X1 produces MSNMQTEEELERRKLEEALEVKSLRRIISAYLNYPEAAEEDVKRWERSFRKLPPRHKALLSHLPSKFQKLRWCIAQNSYFIFEMLKVFEPPLDMSQDIDNCENQHLDVVSDSHHSSRSRNPCLCESTSTSGGVNCHSLAEPISEETCNGKFPAPTNVNEEQDIDISKKSIAGKCSISLEDHGSANNICGDGCKNLPDRDTLYASACCNGNVSSSSPDWLDPSLQLHVPLVDVDKVRCIIRNIVRDWAKEGQQERDQCYRPILEELERLFPDRSNENPPACLVPGAGLGRLALEISCLGFACQGNEFSYYMMICSSFILNHAQAAGEWTIFPWIHSNCNSVSDNDQLRPVSVPDIHPASAGITEGFSMCGGDFVEVYSDPSQGGVWDAVVTCFFLDTAHNIVEYIEIISEVLKDGGVWINLGPLLYHFADMYSQEDEMSIELSLEDVKRVALQYGFIFEKESTIETTYTTNSRSMMQNRYYAAFWTMRKKTSATL; encoded by the exons ATGTCAAACATGCAAACCGAGGAGGAACTTGAGCGGAGGAAGCTTGAAGAAGCCCTAGAAGTCAAATCCCTCCGCCGTATCATCAGCGCCTACCTAAA TTATCCTGAAGCTGCAGAGGAGGATGTGAAAAGATGGGAAAGATCTTTCAGAAAGCTACCGCCGCGGCATAAG GCTCTACTATCTCACCTTCCCTCGAAGTTTCAGAAGCTTAGATG GTGTATCGCTCAAAATTCATACTTCATATTTGAGATGCTGAAG GTGTTTGAGCCCCCACTCGATATGAGCCAGGATATTGATAATTGTGAAAACCAACATCTAGATGTTGTGTCAGATAGCCATCACTCTTCTAGATCAAGGAACCCTTGCTTATGTGAGTCAACGTCAACTAGTGGTGGAGTAAATTGCCACAGCTTGGCTGAACCAATTTCTGAAGAAACCTGCAATGGAAAGTTCCCAGCACCAACAAATGTTAATGAG GAGCAAGACATTGACATTTCAAAGAAATCCATTGCTGGGaagtgctccatcagtttagaaGATCATGGAAGCGCCAATAACATTTGTGGTGATGGTTGTAAAAACCTTCCAGACAGGGATACATTATATGCTTCTGCTTGTTGCAATGGAAAT GTCTCTTCATCATCTCCTGACTGGTTGGACCCATCTTTGCAGCTGCATGTTCCACTGGTTGATGTGGATAAG GTTCGTTGTATCATCAGAAACATTGTAAGAGATTGGGCCAAGGAG GGTCAACAAGAACGTGATCAGTGTTATAGGCCCATTCTGGAAGAGCTTGAACGCCTATTTCCTGATCGATCTAATGAAAA TCCTCCAGCCTGTTTGGTACCTGGTGCTGGACTTGGAAGACTTGCTCTAGAGATTTCGTGTCTTG GTTTTGCGTGTCAGGGAAACGAGTTCTCATACTACATGATGATCTGCTCTAGTTTTATTCTTAATCA TGCCCAAGCTGCTGGTGAATGGACAATCTTTCCGTGGATACACAGCAATTGCAATTCGGTGTCAGACAATGATCAGCTTCGGCCTGTCTCTGTTCCAGATATTCATCCGGCTAG TGCAGGAATTACTGAAGGCTTTTCCATGTGCGGTGGTGATTTTGTCGAGGTTTATAGTGATCCAAGCCAAGGAG GCGTTTGGGATGCAGTTGTCACTTGTTTCTTCCTAGACACTGCCCATAACATTGTTGAGTATATTGAGATAATATCAGAAGTCCTGAAAGATGGTGGA GTTTGGATAAACCTGGGGCCCTTGCTTTATCATTTTGCAGATATGTATAGTCAGGAAGAT GAAATGTCAATCGAACTGAGCTTGGAGGATGTGAAAAGGGTTGCTCTTCAGTATGGATTTATCTTCGAG AAAGAATCAACTATCGAGACAACATACACTACAAACTCACGGTCAATGATGCAA AACCGGTACTATGCTGCCTTCTGGACGATGCGCAAGAAAACATCAGCAACCCTGTAG
- the LOC107761920 gene encoding uncharacterized protein LOC107761920 isoform X2 codes for MLKVFEPPLDMSQDIDNCENQHLDVVSDSHHSSRSRNPCLCESTSTSGGVNCHSLAEPISEETCNGKFPAPTNVNEEQDIDISKKSIAGKCSISLEDHGSANNICGDGCKNLPDRDTLYASACCNGNVSSSSPDWLDPSLQLHVPLVDVDKVRCIIRNIVRDWAKEGQQERDQCYRPILEELERLFPDRSNENPPACLVPGAGLGRLALEISCLGFACQGNEFSYYMMICSSFILNHAQAAGEWTIFPWIHSNCNSVSDNDQLRPVSVPDIHPASAGITEGFSMCGGDFVEVYSDPSQGGVWDAVVTCFFLDTAHNIVEYIEIISEVLKDGGVWINLGPLLYHFADMYSQEDEMSIELSLEDVKRVALQYGFIFEKESTIETTYTTNSRSMMQNRYYAAFWTMRKKTSATL; via the exons ATGCTGAAG GTGTTTGAGCCCCCACTCGATATGAGCCAGGATATTGATAATTGTGAAAACCAACATCTAGATGTTGTGTCAGATAGCCATCACTCTTCTAGATCAAGGAACCCTTGCTTATGTGAGTCAACGTCAACTAGTGGTGGAGTAAATTGCCACAGCTTGGCTGAACCAATTTCTGAAGAAACCTGCAATGGAAAGTTCCCAGCACCAACAAATGTTAATGAG GAGCAAGACATTGACATTTCAAAGAAATCCATTGCTGGGaagtgctccatcagtttagaaGATCATGGAAGCGCCAATAACATTTGTGGTGATGGTTGTAAAAACCTTCCAGACAGGGATACATTATATGCTTCTGCTTGTTGCAATGGAAAT GTCTCTTCATCATCTCCTGACTGGTTGGACCCATCTTTGCAGCTGCATGTTCCACTGGTTGATGTGGATAAG GTTCGTTGTATCATCAGAAACATTGTAAGAGATTGGGCCAAGGAG GGTCAACAAGAACGTGATCAGTGTTATAGGCCCATTCTGGAAGAGCTTGAACGCCTATTTCCTGATCGATCTAATGAAAA TCCTCCAGCCTGTTTGGTACCTGGTGCTGGACTTGGAAGACTTGCTCTAGAGATTTCGTGTCTTG GTTTTGCGTGTCAGGGAAACGAGTTCTCATACTACATGATGATCTGCTCTAGTTTTATTCTTAATCA TGCCCAAGCTGCTGGTGAATGGACAATCTTTCCGTGGATACACAGCAATTGCAATTCGGTGTCAGACAATGATCAGCTTCGGCCTGTCTCTGTTCCAGATATTCATCCGGCTAG TGCAGGAATTACTGAAGGCTTTTCCATGTGCGGTGGTGATTTTGTCGAGGTTTATAGTGATCCAAGCCAAGGAG GCGTTTGGGATGCAGTTGTCACTTGTTTCTTCCTAGACACTGCCCATAACATTGTTGAGTATATTGAGATAATATCAGAAGTCCTGAAAGATGGTGGA GTTTGGATAAACCTGGGGCCCTTGCTTTATCATTTTGCAGATATGTATAGTCAGGAAGAT GAAATGTCAATCGAACTGAGCTTGGAGGATGTGAAAAGGGTTGCTCTTCAGTATGGATTTATCTTCGAG AAAGAATCAACTATCGAGACAACATACACTACAAACTCACGGTCAATGATGCAA AACCGGTACTATGCTGCCTTCTGGACGATGCGCAAGAAAACATCAGCAACCCTGTAG
- the LOC107761920 gene encoding uncharacterized protein LOC107761920 isoform X3, with translation MSQDIDNCENQHLDVVSDSHHSSRSRNPCLCESTSTSGGVNCHSLAEPISEETCNGKFPAPTNVNEEQDIDISKKSIAGKCSISLEDHGSANNICGDGCKNLPDRDTLYASACCNGNVSSSSPDWLDPSLQLHVPLVDVDKVRCIIRNIVRDWAKEGQQERDQCYRPILEELERLFPDRSNENPPACLVPGAGLGRLALEISCLGFACQGNEFSYYMMICSSFILNHAQAAGEWTIFPWIHSNCNSVSDNDQLRPVSVPDIHPASAGITEGFSMCGGDFVEVYSDPSQGGVWDAVVTCFFLDTAHNIVEYIEIISEVLKDGGVWINLGPLLYHFADMYSQEDEMSIELSLEDVKRVALQYGFIFEKESTIETTYTTNSRSMMQNRYYAAFWTMRKKTSATL, from the exons ATGAGCCAGGATATTGATAATTGTGAAAACCAACATCTAGATGTTGTGTCAGATAGCCATCACTCTTCTAGATCAAGGAACCCTTGCTTATGTGAGTCAACGTCAACTAGTGGTGGAGTAAATTGCCACAGCTTGGCTGAACCAATTTCTGAAGAAACCTGCAATGGAAAGTTCCCAGCACCAACAAATGTTAATGAG GAGCAAGACATTGACATTTCAAAGAAATCCATTGCTGGGaagtgctccatcagtttagaaGATCATGGAAGCGCCAATAACATTTGTGGTGATGGTTGTAAAAACCTTCCAGACAGGGATACATTATATGCTTCTGCTTGTTGCAATGGAAAT GTCTCTTCATCATCTCCTGACTGGTTGGACCCATCTTTGCAGCTGCATGTTCCACTGGTTGATGTGGATAAG GTTCGTTGTATCATCAGAAACATTGTAAGAGATTGGGCCAAGGAG GGTCAACAAGAACGTGATCAGTGTTATAGGCCCATTCTGGAAGAGCTTGAACGCCTATTTCCTGATCGATCTAATGAAAA TCCTCCAGCCTGTTTGGTACCTGGTGCTGGACTTGGAAGACTTGCTCTAGAGATTTCGTGTCTTG GTTTTGCGTGTCAGGGAAACGAGTTCTCATACTACATGATGATCTGCTCTAGTTTTATTCTTAATCA TGCCCAAGCTGCTGGTGAATGGACAATCTTTCCGTGGATACACAGCAATTGCAATTCGGTGTCAGACAATGATCAGCTTCGGCCTGTCTCTGTTCCAGATATTCATCCGGCTAG TGCAGGAATTACTGAAGGCTTTTCCATGTGCGGTGGTGATTTTGTCGAGGTTTATAGTGATCCAAGCCAAGGAG GCGTTTGGGATGCAGTTGTCACTTGTTTCTTCCTAGACACTGCCCATAACATTGTTGAGTATATTGAGATAATATCAGAAGTCCTGAAAGATGGTGGA GTTTGGATAAACCTGGGGCCCTTGCTTTATCATTTTGCAGATATGTATAGTCAGGAAGAT GAAATGTCAATCGAACTGAGCTTGGAGGATGTGAAAAGGGTTGCTCTTCAGTATGGATTTATCTTCGAG AAAGAATCAACTATCGAGACAACATACACTACAAACTCACGGTCAATGATGCAA AACCGGTACTATGCTGCCTTCTGGACGATGCGCAAGAAAACATCAGCAACCCTGTAG